The window TAGCGCGCACCGCAACTGATGGAAAGGAGGTGAAACGATGGAGACAAAGACTCTCAGAATGGTTTTCGGCACCGCTGCCGGCGAGAAGTGGCCGATGACCCTCAGGTACCCCAAGGATGACCTCGATGCCGAGGGTGTGGAGACGGCCATGCAGGCCGTCATCGACGCCGACATCTTCGCTTCGGGGCTGACCGATATCCTGGCCGCCCAGATCATAGGCAGGACCGTCACCGACCTGATCTAGAACGGTTAATTGTTCATAAATAATATCCCCCGCGGGCTTCAAGCCCGTGGGGGAACAAGGAGGGAACAAATCATGGAAGACTTCGTGGCTTCCGCCATCCAGAGCGGGTTCGCCGTGGCCGTAGCGGCCTACCTGCTGGTGAGGATGGAAAGCCGGCTCGAAGAGCTCACCCAGGCTATACGTGAAC of the Thermovirga sp. genome contains:
- a CDS encoding YvrJ family protein; protein product: MEDFVASAIQSGFAVAVAAYLLVRMESRLEELTQAIRELHVAIVNRGGV
- a CDS encoding DUF2922 domain-containing protein gives rise to the protein METKTLRMVFGTAAGEKWPMTLRYPKDDLDAEGVETAMQAVIDADIFASGLTDILAAQIIGRTVTDLI